One window from the genome of Micromonospora aurantiaca ATCC 27029 encodes:
- a CDS encoding amylo-alpha-1,6-glucosidase, with product MIDIRFGPRVCGELSAAAAREWLVTDGRGGYAMGTVAGLRTRRYHGLLVVAGDTPASRKVGLVSLDPAVTLPSGRQVRLGAHEWSSGVVDPRGFELLERFDLADGVPRWRWRIGDVVIEREIAMTYGRSCVAVVHRLISGGPVRLDLAAACTWRDAHGERRADGPAPRLEPAAGGAVIDGAYRLAGPDWTPEGQWWHGVRHRTEAERGLHPDEDLWYAGRFTGALDEPGATVSVLAWADELAEEPPPATAVVEAARRRSRAVVAAAEPGDAVEATLALAADAFVVRTATGPDVVAGYPWFGAWSRDTMISYEGLFLCTNRADEGRDLLRAYAATLNEGMLANTADTGRVEYNTVDATLWFLHAVHRHVTVTGDTDLGDELLPALHGVVEAHVAGTRYGIGVDPADGLLAQGGPPDVALTWMDARVYGVPVTPRTGKPVEVNALWINGLAGLAELTELAGRDAAGLHALHHRATTAFRERFPAPAGWLHDVVDAPAPAYPLGGAAHHDDDLLRPNQLLAWSLPHAPLEPDEATLRRITEALFTPLGPRSLAPDSPGYTGRHRGGPAERDSAYHQGTVWPWLTGPLLDAYRRAGLPTDDLLVGLVGHLAEDGLGSVSETADGAAPHAATGCPFQAWSVAELLRARRMRR from the coding sequence TTGATCGACATCCGTTTCGGGCCGCGGGTCTGCGGCGAGCTGTCCGCCGCCGCCGCGCGGGAATGGCTGGTCACGGACGGGCGCGGCGGGTACGCCATGGGCACCGTCGCCGGACTGCGTACCCGCCGGTATCACGGGCTGCTCGTGGTGGCCGGTGACACGCCGGCGTCCCGCAAGGTGGGACTCGTGAGCCTCGACCCGGCGGTGACACTGCCGTCGGGGCGGCAGGTCCGCCTCGGCGCGCACGAGTGGTCCTCCGGCGTGGTCGACCCGCGCGGCTTCGAGCTGCTGGAGCGCTTCGACCTGGCCGACGGGGTGCCCCGCTGGCGCTGGCGCATCGGCGACGTGGTGATCGAGCGGGAGATCGCCATGACGTACGGCCGTTCCTGCGTGGCGGTGGTGCACCGGCTGATCTCCGGCGGCCCGGTGCGGCTGGACCTGGCCGCGGCCTGCACCTGGCGCGACGCGCACGGCGAGCGGCGCGCCGACGGCCCGGCGCCCCGGCTGGAACCGGCGGCCGGCGGCGCGGTGATCGACGGCGCGTACCGCCTGGCCGGGCCGGACTGGACCCCGGAGGGGCAGTGGTGGCACGGGGTGCGCCACCGGACGGAGGCCGAGCGCGGCCTGCACCCGGACGAGGACCTCTGGTACGCGGGCCGGTTCACCGGCGCGCTCGACGAGCCGGGCGCGACCGTGTCGGTGCTGGCCTGGGCGGACGAGCTGGCCGAGGAGCCGCCACCGGCGACCGCCGTGGTCGAGGCGGCCCGGCGGCGCAGCCGTGCGGTGGTCGCGGCGGCGGAACCCGGCGACGCGGTCGAGGCGACGCTCGCGCTGGCCGCCGACGCGTTCGTGGTACGCACCGCCACCGGCCCCGACGTGGTCGCCGGCTACCCCTGGTTCGGGGCCTGGTCGCGGGACACGATGATCTCCTACGAGGGCCTGTTCCTGTGCACGAACCGGGCCGACGAGGGCCGGGACCTGCTGCGGGCGTACGCGGCCACGCTGAACGAGGGCATGCTGGCGAACACGGCCGACACCGGCCGGGTCGAGTACAACACCGTCGACGCGACGCTGTGGTTCCTGCACGCGGTCCACCGCCACGTCACAGTCACCGGCGACACCGACCTGGGCGACGAGCTGCTGCCCGCGCTGCACGGCGTGGTCGAGGCGCACGTGGCGGGCACCCGGTACGGCATCGGCGTCGACCCGGCCGACGGGCTGCTGGCCCAGGGCGGCCCGCCGGACGTGGCGCTCACCTGGATGGACGCCCGGGTGTACGGGGTGCCGGTGACCCCGCGTACCGGCAAGCCGGTCGAGGTCAACGCGCTGTGGATCAACGGGCTGGCCGGGCTCGCCGAGCTGACCGAGCTGGCCGGACGCGACGCCGCCGGGCTGCACGCCCTGCACCACCGGGCCACCACCGCATTCCGGGAGCGGTTCCCCGCCCCGGCCGGCTGGCTGCACGACGTGGTCGACGCCCCGGCGCCCGCGTACCCGCTCGGCGGGGCCGCGCACCACGACGACGACCTGCTGCGTCCCAACCAGCTGCTCGCCTGGTCCCTTCCGCACGCCCCGCTGGAGCCGGACGAGGCCACGCTACGACGGATCACCGAGGCGCTGTTCACCCCGCTCGGACCGCGCAGCCTCGCCCCGGACTCCCCCGGCTACACCGGACGGCACCGGGGCGGGCCCGCCGAGCGGGACTCCGCGTACCACCAGGGCACCGTCTGGCCGTGGCTGACCGGGCCGCTGCTGGACGCGTACCGCCGGGCCGGGCTGCCCACCGACGACCTGCTGGTGGGGCTCGTGGGCCACCTCGCCGAGGACGGCCTGGGCTCGGTGAGCGAGACAGCCGACGGCGCGGCGCCGCACGCGGCCACCGGATGCCCGTTCCAGGCGTGGTCGGTGGCCGAGCTGCTACGCGCCCGGCGGATGCGCCGGTAA
- a CDS encoding glycosyltransferase family 4 protein, with the protein MSADAEVIDIQPARRLRLLLLSWEYPPVLVGGLGRHVHALSVALAAAGHEVTVVTRHAEGAPLEEYADGVRVVRAAEDPVRFPLATDSLLAWTMAFNHTLTRAALRAASSGTYDVIHAHDWLVAHTAVTLAEHLDVPLVTTIHATEAGRHQGWLPEEMNRTIHGVEHWLSNASGRVIACSGYMRDQVARLFGVPAGRIDVVANGVDDRAWRARPHAVASARARFAAGGPLVGYAGRLVYEKGVQHLVHAVPHLAKRHPGLRVVIAGDGPYRDELVDQARRLHVGDTVRFAGFMDATQLPAVLAATDATVIPSLYEPFGMIALEAAAAGAPLAVARTGGLAEIVEPGVTGVTFPHGDPDALAGAVDRLLGDEVFARRVARKARSMVSRRYTWSAIAARTAAAYATARRDHDAFQTRRATALLAGDRSPIAVPEGNLLAGAAS; encoded by the coding sequence GTGTCAGCTGACGCCGAAGTGATCGACATCCAGCCCGCCCGGCGCCTGCGGTTGCTGCTGCTCTCCTGGGAGTACCCGCCGGTGCTCGTCGGTGGCCTCGGCCGCCACGTCCACGCGCTGTCAGTGGCGCTTGCCGCCGCCGGGCACGAGGTCACAGTCGTCACCCGCCACGCCGAGGGCGCTCCCCTGGAGGAGTACGCCGACGGCGTCCGCGTCGTCCGCGCCGCCGAAGATCCGGTCCGGTTCCCGCTCGCCACCGATTCGCTGCTGGCCTGGACGATGGCGTTCAACCACACCCTCACCCGGGCCGCGCTGCGCGCCGCCTCCTCCGGCACCTACGACGTGATCCACGCCCACGACTGGCTGGTCGCGCACACCGCCGTCACGCTGGCCGAGCACCTGGACGTGCCGCTGGTGACCACCATCCACGCCACCGAGGCGGGCCGGCACCAGGGCTGGCTGCCGGAGGAGATGAACCGCACCATCCACGGCGTCGAGCACTGGCTGAGCAACGCCTCCGGCCGGGTGATCGCCTGCTCCGGGTACATGCGTGACCAGGTGGCCCGGCTGTTCGGCGTACCGGCCGGACGCATCGACGTGGTCGCCAACGGCGTCGACGACCGGGCCTGGCGGGCGCGGCCGCACGCGGTCGCCTCCGCCCGGGCACGCTTCGCCGCGGGCGGGCCGCTCGTCGGGTACGCCGGTCGGCTGGTCTACGAGAAGGGCGTGCAGCACCTCGTGCACGCCGTGCCGCACCTGGCGAAGCGGCACCCCGGCCTGCGGGTGGTGATCGCCGGGGACGGGCCGTACCGCGACGAGCTGGTCGACCAGGCGCGGCGGCTGCACGTGGGAGACACGGTCCGGTTCGCCGGTTTCATGGACGCCACCCAGCTTCCCGCGGTGCTCGCCGCCACCGACGCCACGGTGATCCCCAGCCTCTACGAGCCGTTCGGCATGATCGCGCTGGAGGCGGCTGCGGCCGGAGCGCCGCTCGCTGTGGCGCGTACCGGCGGGCTGGCCGAGATCGTCGAGCCCGGCGTCACCGGGGTGACGTTCCCGCACGGCGACCCGGACGCGCTGGCCGGCGCCGTCGACCGGCTGCTCGGCGACGAGGTCTTCGCCCGGCGGGTGGCGCGCAAGGCGCGCAGCATGGTCAGCCGGCGCTACACCTGGTCGGCGATCGCCGCCCGGACCGCCGCCGCCTACGCCACCGCCCGCCGCGACCACGACGCGTTCCAGACCCGCCGGGCCACCGCCCTGCTGGCCGGTGACCGGTCCCCGATCGCCGTCCCCGAGGGGAACCTGCTCGCCGGCGCGGCGAGTTAG
- a CDS encoding serine/threonine protein kinase, protein MQEVVIAGRYRLLELVGRGGMGQVWRARDEELQREVAVKQVVPPNWLAENEQDELRARTLREARTSARLNHPNVVRVYDVVRVQGEPWLIMEYVPSRSLQEIIETDGPLPPGRAAEIGLSVLAALRAAHDAGVLHRDVKPANVLLARDGRVLLTDFGLAVFQGGDGAMTRPGLVLGSPQYVAPERAAEGVSSVEADMWSLGATLHAAVEGRSPYARSTAMATLAALATRPPDPAPHAGPLAPVLAGLLRRDPRTRLGHRETARLLGVAAVSEADAEAAGSAGRTTAASSDRPAGGRDADVPAGDEPGSPGNPAAPGGIYPDLMPPAAAARAWSRAAKRSEWAPPAEGDRAPPSGDAAGAAGPAGPSGTAGRSVPAARAEAGRTSSPAGGSGAVGRVDAGGPPSPGSRSDAISRPDANGGSGAVGGSGVIGGPAAADGSGAADGSGAVGGSGAVGGSGAVGRSAAVGRAAPPGRARTGDPERSRTGDPERGRTGEPEQGAPDATPDPRRSGPARPGPISLGPTVLTSFVDPGSPAGPESAPRADALSPVHIVGHGAAPVAKPPPVAHSGPVDSGAVHPAPPRPAGVPRPADPPLTSGDGNPLHRWGLVLGAVLLAVVTGVGTALAITSGRDETPQAGSSTEAVARPWDRPPGPGVPPPPFPCVRPDVAGTPVRKGPPPDDPPVTVPTGWVWPADTGGFRIALPAGWLQLRSGDTTCFQDPETRRILGVEPYPGGDPVGRLKSSERDLTSAGRLPHYQKVRLESDGPGAAWECRWTAPYGERMRALRVLPGERAGWTLGWTTSDADWPAASKQFAVIRASLGTVRPTRTAG, encoded by the coding sequence GTGCAGGAGGTAGTGATCGCCGGGCGGTACCGCCTGCTCGAACTGGTCGGCCGCGGCGGGATGGGCCAGGTCTGGCGGGCGCGCGACGAGGAGCTGCAACGCGAGGTCGCGGTGAAGCAGGTCGTGCCGCCGAACTGGCTCGCCGAGAACGAGCAGGACGAGCTGCGCGCCCGTACGCTGCGCGAGGCGCGGACGTCCGCGCGGCTCAACCACCCCAACGTGGTGCGGGTCTACGACGTGGTCCGGGTCCAGGGCGAACCCTGGCTGATCATGGAGTACGTCCCGTCGCGCTCGCTCCAGGAGATCATCGAGACCGACGGGCCGCTGCCGCCCGGCCGGGCCGCCGAGATCGGCCTGTCGGTGCTCGCCGCGCTGCGCGCCGCGCACGACGCCGGGGTGCTGCACCGGGACGTGAAGCCCGCGAACGTGCTGCTGGCCCGGGACGGGCGGGTGCTGCTCACCGACTTCGGGCTGGCCGTGTTCCAGGGCGGCGACGGCGCGATGACCCGGCCCGGCCTGGTCCTCGGCTCCCCCCAGTACGTCGCACCGGAGCGGGCCGCCGAGGGTGTGTCGAGCGTCGAGGCGGACATGTGGTCGCTCGGTGCCACGCTGCACGCCGCGGTGGAGGGCCGCTCCCCGTACGCCCGCAGCACCGCGATGGCCACGCTCGCCGCGCTCGCCACCCGGCCGCCCGACCCGGCCCCGCACGCCGGCCCGCTGGCGCCGGTGCTGGCCGGGCTGCTGCGGCGCGATCCGCGTACCCGCCTGGGGCACCGCGAGACGGCCCGCCTGCTCGGCGTCGCCGCGGTGTCGGAGGCCGACGCGGAGGCCGCCGGCTCTGCGGGCCGTACCACCGCTGCGTCGTCCGACCGGCCGGCCGGCGGCCGCGATGCCGACGTCCCGGCGGGTGACGAGCCGGGGTCACCGGGGAACCCGGCGGCTCCGGGCGGCATCTACCCGGACCTGATGCCGCCGGCCGCCGCCGCCCGCGCGTGGAGCCGGGCGGCGAAGCGCAGCGAGTGGGCCCCGCCCGCCGAGGGCGACCGCGCGCCACCATCCGGGGACGCGGCCGGCGCGGCTGGTCCGGCCGGTCCCTCCGGTACAGCCGGGCGCTCCGTCCCGGCCGCCCGCGCGGAGGCAGGGAGGACGTCGTCCCCGGCCGGCGGCTCGGGGGCGGTCGGGCGCGTGGACGCAGGCGGTCCCCCGTCCCCGGGCAGCCGGTCGGATGCGATCAGCCGTCCGGACGCGAACGGCGGCTCGGGTGCGGTCGGCGGCTCGGGTGTCATCGGCGGCCCGGCCGCGGCCGATGGCTCGGGTGCGGCCGATGGCTCGGGTGCGGTCGGCGGCTCGGGTGCGGTCGGCGGCTCGGGTGCGGTCGGTCGCTCGGCGGCGGTGGGCCGGGCGGCGCCACCGGGCCGCGCCCGGACCGGTGACCCGGAGCGGAGCCGGACCGGTGACCCGGAGCGAGGCCGCACGGGTGAGCCGGAGCAGGGCGCCCCGGACGCGACCCCGGACCCGCGCCGGAGCGGGCCGGCCCGCCCGGGTCCGATCAGCCTCGGCCCCACCGTCCTCACCAGCTTCGTCGACCCGGGCAGCCCGGCCGGCCCCGAGTCGGCGCCCCGCGCCGACGCCCTCAGCCCGGTGCACATCGTCGGCCACGGCGCCGCGCCGGTCGCCAAGCCTCCGCCGGTCGCCCACAGCGGACCGGTCGACAGCGGCGCGGTACATCCCGCCCCGCCCCGGCCCGCCGGGGTACCCCGCCCCGCCGATCCCCCGCTCACCTCCGGGGACGGGAACCCGCTGCACCGCTGGGGACTGGTGCTGGGAGCCGTGCTGCTGGCCGTGGTGACGGGTGTGGGCACCGCGCTGGCGATCACCAGTGGTCGCGACGAGACGCCGCAGGCGGGCAGTTCCACCGAGGCCGTCGCCCGCCCCTGGGACCGCCCGCCCGGGCCGGGCGTGCCGCCTCCGCCGTTCCCCTGCGTCCGGCCCGACGTGGCTGGCACGCCGGTCCGCAAGGGGCCGCCACCGGACGACCCGCCGGTGACCGTTCCGACCGGCTGGGTCTGGCCCGCCGACACCGGCGGCTTCCGCATCGCCCTGCCCGCCGGCTGGCTGCAACTGCGCTCCGGCGACACCACCTGCTTCCAGGACCCGGAGACGCGGCGCATCCTGGGCGTCGAGCCGTACCCGGGCGGTGATCCGGTGGGCCGGCTGAAGTCGTCCGAGCGGGATCTGACCTCGGCCGGCCGGCTGCCGCATTACCAGAAGGTCCGGCTGGAGTCCGACGGTCCCGGCGCGGCGTGGGAGTGCCGCTGGACCGCGCCCTACGGGGAACGGATGCGCGCGTTGCGTGTCCTGCCCGGCGAACGGGCCGGCTGGACGCTCGGCTGGACCACCTCCGACGCCGACTGGCCCGCCGCCTCGAAACAGTTCGCCGTCATCCGCGCGAGCCTCGGCACGGTCCGGCCCACCCGTACCGCGGGCTGA
- a CDS encoding metal-dependent hydrolase, translating to MMGPSHALSGAAAWLTGSWAMAQFADYHQTPLALAVGTAVCAGGALFPDLDLSGKVTRNQGGATVARTFGVVSLFVAEVMEKISLGVYYATKLSKDPRRNNGHRTLTHTIPFTVLVGWGTTALCAHYGKWAVVGILFFMIGLALRGLFDQWAERAGWVVVTLVSAAAAWFTFANLPGDRGYPMIGLAVGVGCFVHILGDMITRAGVPILWPIPIKRRMWTMIGLPNKIALRTGSKAETVVLRTAMTILAVLAAVGLVAPSVLQRFDIQV from the coding sequence ATGATGGGACCGTCCCACGCGCTCTCGGGCGCGGCGGCGTGGCTGACCGGCTCCTGGGCGATGGCCCAGTTCGCGGACTACCACCAGACACCGCTGGCCCTGGCGGTGGGCACCGCGGTCTGCGCCGGTGGGGCGCTCTTCCCCGACCTCGACCTGTCCGGGAAGGTCACCCGCAACCAGGGCGGCGCCACCGTGGCCCGCACGTTCGGTGTGGTCAGCCTCTTCGTCGCCGAGGTGATGGAGAAGATCTCGCTCGGCGTCTACTACGCCACCAAGCTCAGCAAGGATCCCCGCCGCAACAACGGGCACCGCACGCTGACCCACACCATCCCGTTCACCGTGCTCGTCGGCTGGGGCACCACCGCGCTCTGCGCCCACTACGGCAAGTGGGCGGTGGTCGGCATCCTCTTCTTCATGATCGGCCTGGCGCTGCGCGGGCTGTTCGACCAGTGGGCCGAGCGCGCCGGCTGGGTGGTGGTCACGCTGGTGTCCGCCGCCGCGGCCTGGTTCACGTTCGCCAACCTGCCCGGCGACCGGGGCTATCCGATGATCGGGCTCGCCGTCGGCGTGGGCTGTTTCGTGCACATCCTCGGCGACATGATCACCCGGGCCGGGGTGCCGATCCTGTGGCCCATCCCGATCAAACGCCGGATGTGGACGATGATCGGCCTGCCCAACAAGATCGCCCTGCGTACCGGCAGCAAGGCCGAGACGGTGGTGCTGCGCACCGCGATGACGATCCTGGCCGTGCTGGCCGCGGTGGGGCTGGTCGCCCCGTCGGTGCTGCAGCGCTTCGACATCCAGGTGTAG
- a CDS encoding LacI family DNA-binding transcriptional regulator translates to MTPPPRRVTQRDIARMAGVSQATVSLVLNNRTDADVRIAPETRDRVLQVIAETGYAADPAARRLASGFNRIIGVFTYEPAFPSGSRDFFHPFLLGIEEYAERVGCDLLLFTSAPVVDGRRRIFHQDNRLRLADGCILLGREIDGAELLRLNRDGFPYVAVGRRDDAGGPVPYVGADYASAVHRLAERALDLGHRRLTYVGMGTAAESSHDRRSGFHAGAAGAESARQITATAETADATVDDLRADGSTVAFVEDFATAVALESAARRKGLTVPGGLSVVTLGDPTVPVPTDITFTGFRIPREEMGRQAVEVLTGVIDGSAGGLQQRLLPCELVEGDTLGVPGSAADRR, encoded by the coding sequence GTGACCCCTCCCCCCAGGCGTGTCACCCAGCGTGACATCGCGCGAATGGCCGGCGTCAGCCAGGCGACCGTGTCGCTGGTGCTCAACAACCGCACCGACGCCGACGTCCGGATCGCGCCGGAGACACGGGACCGGGTGTTGCAGGTCATCGCCGAGACGGGGTACGCCGCCGACCCGGCCGCCCGCCGCCTCGCCTCCGGGTTCAACCGGATCATCGGCGTCTTCACCTACGAGCCGGCCTTCCCCAGCGGCAGCCGGGACTTCTTCCACCCGTTCCTGCTCGGCATCGAGGAGTACGCCGAACGGGTCGGCTGCGACCTGCTGCTGTTCACCAGCGCCCCGGTGGTGGACGGCCGGCGGCGCATCTTCCACCAGGACAACCGGCTGCGGCTGGCCGACGGATGCATCCTGCTCGGCCGGGAGATCGACGGCGCGGAGCTGCTCCGGCTCAACCGCGACGGGTTCCCCTACGTCGCCGTCGGGCGCCGCGACGACGCCGGCGGGCCGGTGCCCTACGTCGGCGCCGACTACGCCAGCGCGGTCCACCGGCTGGCGGAGCGGGCGCTGGACCTGGGGCACCGGCGCCTGACGTACGTGGGCATGGGCACCGCGGCCGAGTCCTCGCACGACCGGCGCAGCGGTTTCCACGCCGGCGCGGCCGGCGCGGAGAGCGCCCGCCAGATCACCGCGACGGCGGAGACCGCCGACGCCACAGTGGACGACCTGCGGGCCGACGGCAGCACCGTCGCCTTCGTGGAGGACTTCGCCACCGCTGTCGCGCTGGAGTCGGCCGCCCGCCGCAAGGGACTGACGGTGCCCGGTGGCCTGTCCGTCGTGACACTCGGCGACCCGACCGTCCCGGTGCCCACCGACATCACGTTCACCGGGTTCCGCATCCCGCGCGAGGAGATGGGCCGCCAGGCCGTCGAGGTGCTGACCGGCGTCATCGACGGCAGCGCCGGCGGCCTCCAGCAACGGCTCCTGCCCTGCGAACTCGTCGAGGGCGACACCCTCGGCGTCCCTGGATCGGCGGCCGACCGGCGCTGA